One segment of Triticum aestivum cultivar Chinese Spring chromosome 2A, IWGSC CS RefSeq v2.1, whole genome shotgun sequence DNA contains the following:
- the LOC123188871 gene encoding uncharacterized protein isoform X2 → MEDVGMEFLLDAVDSDPKTQMLGLHAVSGSGKRDLRKHETESAGVGNHHRLGRRSPHTESTPRPQDGRKGWTEPADGWETELSSLLGCAGAHGAGRLAAEHGLSAECSSSSDMSDES, encoded by the exons ATGGAGGATGTGGGTATGGAGTTTCTTCTCGACGCCGTCGACAG CGACCCGAAGACTCAAATGCTGGGTCTGCATGCGGTCAGCGGCTCGGGGAAGAGGGACCTGAGAAAGCACGAGACAGAGTCTGCCGGCGTCGGAAATCATCACCGACTAGGTCGGCGCAGTCCACATACAGAGTCAACCCCCAGGCCCCAGGATGGACGAAAAG GTTGGACTGAACCTGCTGATGGTTGGGAGACGGAGCTATCTAGCCTGCTTGGTTGCGCTGGTGCACATGGTGCCGGACGACTTGCTGCTGAGCACGGGCTATCTGCTGAGTGCTCATCCTCCTCAGATATGAGCGATGAAAGTTGA
- the LOC123188871 gene encoding uncharacterized protein isoform X1 — protein MEDVGMEFLLDAVDSDPKTQMLGLHAVSGSGKRDLRKHETESAGVGNHHRLGRRSPHTESTPRPQDGRKAEVVDIAEEIEPPWSPWTGWTEPADGWETELSSLLGCAGAHGAGRLAAEHGLSAECSSSSDMSDES, from the exons ATGGAGGATGTGGGTATGGAGTTTCTTCTCGACGCCGTCGACAG CGACCCGAAGACTCAAATGCTGGGTCTGCATGCGGTCAGCGGCTCGGGGAAGAGGGACCTGAGAAAGCACGAGACAGAGTCTGCCGGCGTCGGAAATCATCACCGACTAGGTCGGCGCAGTCCACATACAGAGTCAACCCCCAGGCCCCAGGATGGACGAAAAG CTGAGGTAGTGGACATAGCCGAAGAAATTGAACCACCATGGTCTCCGTGGACAGGTTGGACTGAACCTGCTGATGGTTGGGAGACGGAGCTATCTAGCCTGCTTGGTTGCGCTGGTGCACATGGTGCCGGACGACTTGCTGCTGAGCACGGGCTATCTGCTGAGTGCTCATCCTCCTCAGATATGAGCGATGAAAGTTGA